In Scleropages formosus chromosome 18, fSclFor1.1, whole genome shotgun sequence, one DNA window encodes the following:
- the rabac1 gene encoding prenylated Rab acceptor protein 1 — protein sequence MEPKTVEPGEQTGGGSLAAKLWLPRGISGGMVKDWLDRRRLAMRPWSAFVDQRTFSKPRNFGELCQRVVRNLDTYHSNYTFIFLGLILYCIISSPMLLIALAVFVGAFYIIHLKSLESKLVVFGREITGAHQLGLAGGISFPVFWLAGAGTAVFWVLGATIAVIGSHAAFRELEGADMDELIMEPV from the exons ATGGAGCCGAAGACGGTGGAGCCAGGAGAGCAGACAGGAGGAGGGAGTCTAGCTGCCAA GCTCTGGCTGCCAAGGGGGATCTCAGGAGGCATGGTTAAGGACTGGCTTGATCGGCGTCGCCTGGCCATGAGGCCCTGGTCAGCGTTTGTTGACCAACGCACGTTTTCAAAGCCACGCAACTTTGGGGAGTTGTGCCAGAGAGTGGTGCGCAATCTGGACACCTACCACAGCAACTACACCTTCATCTTCCTAGGCCTCATTCTCTACTGCAT AATCAGTTCTCCCATGCTGTTGATTGCCCTGGCGGTGTTTGTAGGGGCCTTCTACATCATTCATCTCAAGTCGCTGGAATCCAAGCTGGTAGTGTTTG GGCGTGAAATAACGGGGGCACACCAGTTAGGCCTGGCTGGGGGAATCAGCTTTCCTGTATTTTGGTTGGCTGGAGCTGGGACTGCAGTCTTCTGGGTACTAG GGGCGACAATTGCTGTGATTGGCTCTCATGCAGCCTTTCGTGAGCTGGAAGGAGCCGATATGGATGAACTCATCATGGAACCAGTCTAA